TGACAGGCTGGAAACGATGTGCCTTGTCGCTCGGAAATGTGTTGTCGATTATCGCAGGCGCTGACAGACTCCGTGCACGGTGATGGTGCTGCTGTGTGCGCCAGCACCTCCTCGTCCCCACGCCGCGGGGGACTGTGGGGCTGGCGCTGGGGCCCCGGCATCCTCTCCAAAACCTCCCTCGAGCAAggaagggacagggagggaaaatGTTACAAGTCCTGGTTGGTGATGTGTAATCCCAGCGCGATCCATTGGCTGGAATTGCACATCCCTCTCAGCATCCACGCTGTGCCACGCTCGGCACTTAGCTCTCCATCCCTCCCGCCATCCCCGCTCTTGCTTGGGGCTGGGTTTTTGCAGACCTTCAGCTCCGTTTTCCTCCTCGCAGGGCAATGCCGGTGCTTGCACAATACAGAAGGTCCCTCCTGCGAGCGCTGCAGCCCCGGGTTTTATGGCAACCCCTTCGTAGGGCACTCCGATGACTGCAAGCCGTGCCCCTGCCCCGGCCGCTCACCCTGCACCGAGGTGCCCGGCAGTGGGGAGGTGGTCtgcacccactgccccccaggGCAGAGAGGTGAGGCTGTGGGTGGGCAGGTATGGTGGCCACGGGCATTGCGGGCACAGGCggacccctccccacctttttgCCTTCCCCAGGAAAACGCTGTGAGCTCTGCGATGATGGGTTTTTCGGGGACCCCCTGGGGCAGAGGGGTCCCGTGCATCCCTGCGTCCCCTGCCAGTGTCACGGGAACGTGGATCTCAATGCTGTGGGGAACTGCGACCCCGTGTCCGGCCAGTGTCTGCGCTGCCTGTACAACACGACGGGCAAGCACTGCGAGAGGTGTCGGCCGGGCTTCTACGGGGACGCACTGGCTCCCGACCCCACTGGGAAGTGTGCACGTACGTACGGCCCCGGGGGCTGGCGCTGCTCCCCTGGGATCCACTGCAGCCCAGATCCTCCTGGCAGAGGGTGGAagggggatgctcagtgggttTAGATGGATCCATCAGATGGATGATCCAGAGTGGCCTGAAATGCTCAGGAACAGAGTTTGCTCCCTCTCTCCACTGCCGTCCTTCCCTGGAGATACCCTGGTCTGCAGGGGCTCAGCCTCTTGGGGCCCTGTTTGATGGGGGGACACAGCCCTCCACGTTATGGGGTCTCAGCTGCAGTGCCCCATTCCCACAGTCCCATCTGCCAGCCCCGTGTTGGGATGCAAGTGGTATTTTGTCTCCCACAGCTTGTGATTGCAACCCCGATGGCTCAGCGCCGGGGCAGGAGGGCTGTGATCCCAGCACGGGCCAGTGCCGCTGCCTCCCACATGTGATGGGCAGAGCCTGCGGGCGCTGCCAGCCCGGCTACTACGGCCTGCAGCCTGCCGTGGGGTGCAAGAGGTATGTGGGGCacagcgtggggctgcggggggacagcggtggctctgtccccagctctggTCTCTGCTCTCTGCATACGTTGCTCGCTCATCACCCTCCTCCACCTCTCGATGCCAGCTGCGAGTGCCACCCGACGGGGTCACGGGAGAGCAGGTGCCACGAGCTGACGGGGCAGTGCTCCTGCCAGCCGGGCGTCACGGGGAAGCAGTGCGACCGATGCCACCATGGCTTCTTCGGCTTCTCAGCCCGGGGCTGTCGAGGTAATGGAATGGGGACTGCACCTAGGTCCCACAGTCGGGGCTGGCAGCCATGGCGTGACACCTTTCTGCCACCGTTGCAGCCTGCAACTGCTCCCCGCTGGGCTCCGTCACCCCGCAGTGCCACGAGAACAGCACCTGCCTCTGCCGCCCTGGCTTCGTGGGCTACAAGTGTGACCGGTGCCAGGCCAACTTCTTCCCCGACCCGCCGAGCTCCCGCTgccagcagtgccctgcctgcTACGGGCTGGTGAAGGACGAGGTACAGCCCGTGCCCTGCCCAGGTGGCATAGCGCCTTGGCCCCCCTGCTGCCTCGCCGACCCCCTGTCCCCCCCGTATCTCACCCACAGGCCGAGCGGCTGAAGGCcaggctgcaggagatggaggaATGGCTGCAAAACCCAGGCTGCGACGCCCGCCCGGACCAGTCCCCTATGCTGGGAGATGCGCCCCGGGGAGACGGGCTGCCCGGCCCTCACCTCCTGCAAGGTACAGGGGACAACCCTTCCCTCCACTGCGGGGGGAGCCCCACATCACCCCTTGGGGAACCCTCGGCTCCCTTAGGGTGCTGTGACATGCTGGGTAGGTGCAAGGAGGTCCCATGGGCTCAGCGTGGGTGATGGGGTGACGAAGAGGGGACCACCGGGGGACCATGTGTATCGGTATAGGACAGAGCACCGCAGGGATGCTTGCACCGGGAGGTTTTGGAGCAGCCGGTGATGGGCGTTACTGGGGGCTGAGCAACGGCACGCGGGGTGCCTTTTGGGTGCTGCATCCCTGGGTCCctcctgagcacccaggagggaCTCTCTTCCCCTTTCATTAGCAGGCAGAAGCGGGGGGTGCTtggccatggggcagccccacaggcaaGTGGGGAGCCCTGAGCACCTCTGTGGGCAACAAGCAGCTGCTTGTGCTGTCCGCAGGTGCCCGGGCTGCCCTCTTGGCACAGGTTGGGCGGCTGGCAGGGGCACTGGGCGCTGCGCAAGGCCGGCTCAGCAATGCCAGCTGGGCCACTGACTGCTCTGGCCATGGACTCCCCAAGACCTGCATCCTGCTGTCGGAGATCGGGGCCACGCTGCAGTCGGCGCAGCGGGAGGTCCTGCGTGCTGCCGACACCCTGGCTACTACGGTGAGGGCTCCTGCTGGCCCCAGGCTCCTGGGGAGGCTGGTGGCCATCCTGGGGGGCAGTGGGATGTGCAGGactggtggggtgggatgtgaCCAGCACTGCGGGTGAGTGGGAAAGCCTGGGATCCATGTGGGCGTAGCCCTCCTTGCAGCTGAGTCAAGAGGAGCCACTTCCCTCGCTCGCTCCTGTTTGCAAAGGTCCTCCAGTCCTTTGGGAGGTTCTTGttggtgctgggctggtggggcccAGGGGTCCTTGGTCCCCGCTGGGATCTCATTGCTGCCGTTTGCATTTCAAGGAAATTCCCCAGGAAATCCCTCAGCAGCCCACGAACTGGAGCCACTGGGCTCTGGAGGCACGGGCACTGGCAGAGAGGTACGCTTGCAAGTGTGATCCCGGCATGCACAGGCTGCCTGCCCACTGGGGGCGCGCAGGACAGCCGCTCCTGTCCCAGGAGGCCAATCCTAATATCATCTCTCTGGGTGCCCTTGTCCCTGCAGCCACGAGGATGCCGTGGCGCAGGTGGAGGCGGTGGTCGGGAGAGCCCTGCGTGCCTCCAACgccagctcccagctcctgcagagcctgCTGGAGGGGAATGCGACGCGGGAGGCGCAGCGTGAGCTGGAGGCCGGGTGAGGTGATGGCAGCAAGGGCGGGGGATAGGAGGGAACAGCAACCCCTTGTCTCTGGCCAGGTCCCTGTTACAGGACTTGATCACGGTGGTTTGGCACCTGCCCAACAGGGACATGACTGAGTCCCATCAAACTCATTGCACCACAGTGTTGTAAAGCGGCAAGCCAGGGTGCTCCATGCTGGGGATGTTTCAGGCCCTTTCCTCCATCGTTTCCCCCTACATCCGTGTCTGAGGCCAGCTCCCAAGCTGCCATCTCCATCCTTCGAGGGACCAGAGGGCCCTGGGTGACCGCAGCGTTCTGTCCACATAGGTACGAGGAAATCCAGCgggcgcgggaggagctgggTGCTGGCATGGTGGAGGTGGCAGCGGAGGCCAGGAGAGCTTTCGCAGCCGTGCAGCAGGCAAACGCAGACATGGACGAGAAACTTCTGCAGGTGGCTGCACTGGGGCAGGTGAGCAGCGTCCCAGCTAAGGCTCCTGCTTGCACCCTACCCCTGCTTTGCCCCTTGGGCAGCGCTGCCTCCTGCACCGGGAGATGCTCTCATAGAGCCTTTGGCATCCCTGACCCCGCAGCAGGCGCTGCCAGCGCGGGTGGGAGCCCTGGCACAGGACCTGGCAGcgctggagcaggcagcagaggcgCAGGAGCCATCGGCTCAGCGGGCTGTCGAGATGTCCCGCGCTCTGGCAGCCGGATTGCGCCTGGAGCTGCAGAAGACTCGTGGCTTCGAGCAGGTAATTGCTGCTCACTTGCGTGGGGTGTCACTGCAAAATAAGTGATGGGGACCCCCCGTTGCAGCCGGAGCTGTGGGCATGCTGGGTGcatccctctcctgcctcccacccAGGGCACAGGGCGGTGGGTGAGTCCCATCCCCGCCGCTCCAGTGACCGGAGGGACCATGCCTGCAGCCAGGGGGTCGGGAGTGGATGTTTTGGGACCCGTCTCCCCTCGGGCTCCCGGATCTCCCAAGAAGCTTGCCCGCCAAACGGGAGCGGGCTGGGTCCCACCTTTCCCAGCCGGGTGCAGCTCttcgccccctccccaccctcactcctgctcccttctccccagctgcaggaccggGCTCACTCTGCCCACGGCATGGCCACCTCAGCTGTCTCACATGGGAAAACCATGCTCTCCGATGCAGAGTCCCTCCTGGCCAGCTTGGAAGGTAAAAGGCACCAGCATCCCTGGCCACAGCTTGGATCTCACCACGCTGGCTCTGGGTGCCAAGGGGAGAAAGGGATGGCTCGGTGACAGCCGGGTTGTCCCCGCAGGCATGAGGAAGGTGCTGGGGCACCGGAAGGGCCAGGCTGCCCTGAGCAGGAGGATGACACTTGTGCAGGACAGGGTGATGGTGGAGGCCCAGAGAAGGATTAAACAGGCAGAGAAGACACTGGGAAACTCCTTGTCCATCTCCACCGCAGCCCGGAGGACAGCTGGAGAGGCTGAGCAAGTCTCTCGGGAAAGCGCCAAGGTCTGAGCAGAGGGACATGGGGTCCGGGGAACCCACGCTGGGCTGTGGGGCACAACCAGGCTGGCAGCCGTcacaggcagagcccaggctgttGCACgcagggctgcagagctcccaaaCCATCTTCTGCtgcccctccagcacagcccacccctgcctgcctgcagactAGGGGGATGCACCCAACCAGGGCTCCAGCCCCCCGACGCTGTCCCCCCGCGTGTCCTCAGGTGactgtccccatctccatccctttGCAGAGGGCACAGGCTGTGCTGCAGGAGAGCAAGCAGGCCCAGAAGCGTGCCAGCCAGCTCGCCACACGTGCCAATGAAACCCAGCGGGAGCTCTCCCGGCAGGAGCACGTGGCTGAGAAGCTCAGGGGGCACCTGGAGGAAGCACACCAGGTGAGTCAGGTCCCTTTGGGCAGGTTTTGTCCTCCAGAGCCTGGAAGGGGCTTTGCCCACAGCCCAAAGCATAGGGACCATCCCAGCTTTGGGCTTTACTGTATGGGGAATGCCCTGGGGATGTTTCTGGgatcctcctccctctcccgtCTAGCCCAAGGGTCAACGGTGTCCCTGATGTGGGTGTCTGTCTGTGTTGGAAGGTGGGGACAGAGGTGAGTGAGATGGCAAAAAGTCTCCAGGAAGCCCAGGGCTCGCTCATCTCGGACATCGAGACCCTGAACAACCTGCTGAGCAGCCTAGGTGAGACCCGGGCGGGAGTGGGGTGCGGGTCCCAGGGAAGGGCCAGGCTGTTGGGGCCTGAGGCTCTCCTGCTCACTGGCCATCTGGGCTGAGCTGGGTGCCCTTTGCCTGAGATCTCACAGGGTCTTGGCAAAGCTTCTTGAGGGCTCATGTCTCGAGGAAAGCCCTCGTGCAGAATGAATTAGGGCTTGCTGAACGTGTGTGCTTATGTCTGGTGTGGGGACACTGTTCTCCCTTGGCATCTCCAGGAGGAGCATGGCTGGACCAAGGGCTCAGGCCCTTTGGAGCCAAGGGATGTGCTGGGCTGGGTTTGCTCATGGTTGCTGGTTGGTTTTGCTCCAGTTCCTCTTGCTTTGATCATCTGGGTGCATTTCTGAGGGCTACAGAACTCTCGCATCTGAGAAGTTTTGCAAAGGGGTAGAAATCATCACCCATCTGTAAGAGAGATGTGCCCAGGCCCGGCCTGGAGCCACAGTCCTATTTGCTTATCTGTGATCGCCGGGAAGCTGCAATGCCTCCATGCCCCACTGCACCCACTCCCTAGAGTTTGCCTTGTGCCGAGGGTCTGAGCCCCTGGAGCATGTCCAGAACATCTCCTGCCTGGCGCTCTGCCTCTCATCCATGTCCTCTCCCTCTTGCCCAGGTGACCTGGAGCAGTCCGTGCAGGCGGAAGCTGTGCTGAGCGCcgggcagctgcagctggagcggCTCTGGCTGCGCCTGGCCACGCCGGGCGCCCTGGCCGGCCAGCTCAGCCTGCTGCAGCAAGAGGCGGCATGGCAGCAGGAGAAGATCCAGGCGTTTGACAGCGACTTGGCTGAGATCCGGGCCGATAAGAAGAATCTGGAGGACATTTTGCGGAACCTCCCTGAGGGCTGCTCAAAGTGACAGTGACAGGTCCCCGCCACTGCCCCATCACCTCCATGCCCCCCTGCACAGGGAACAGCAGAGCAAAGGACACCCTGCATTCACTGGCATCGATCCCTCCCACTGCTCTTCACACCGCCCACCATACAATATCACACCCCAGGTCCTTGTCTGCACCAGTTTGGGCTCAGCATCCTGAGCACCCTGTGGCATGACTTCAGCCACCAGCTCCGTCCTCGGGGCAGGGGGAAAACCAGCTAGCAGGGACCGCTGATCAGGAGACGGAGCCACGACAGGCTGCATGGAGTGAACGAAGAACTGTCACAGATCTCCTCCATGCTAGATATGTCCTTCCATCCCACCAGGGAGGGACAGCTTATCAAGTATGTAACGTACCAAAGCTGTAACACCCCGTGGTGCCTCCTGCCCCAGGAGATGAGAGAGGCTGTTTCACGCATGCTGGAAGCTGGTCGTGCTGCACAGCACCCTGCAGTGCCATGCTCACATGCTGTGGTcacagaagagcagagatgaACCCCGGTGAAGCCAGGCAGAGAGCTGCTCACCGGAGGGCACGCAGCTTGCTTGCTTCCCAGGAGCAGGGAGCTCACAGCAGGGAGGGCTTAAACTGGGGCCAAGCAGAAGCAAAGCTGGACTCTTCACCAGCTCCTGGCAGGCAGAGCAAGCATCCTTTGCCTGCTGCAGGgtaggagcagctctgctcctgctcttcccctgctccagggtagtgcaAGGTTGCCGCTGCCCATAGCTCTGGTCTTTGcgtcctgtcccatccctgctTGGCTTGCTGGATGTCACCAGGTCTGGCTACAAACCAGCCCAATTGCTGGCAGTCCCAGGGGCTGGGTGGCATGGCAATGAAccgggcagggaggtgggagagctgGCACTGGGGCTCTCATCACCCGCAGCCCCACATTGGCACCCGCACATGTCCCCACTGGAGAGGAGCTGGCCGGTGGCACCAGGCTGTGCAGGCAGCGTGGGCTGGACGGGAGCAGCTGgacacagccagctcctgccagtGTCACTCCCTCGGGGTGGCAGAGGTCGGCAGCTGGATCGCCTTTAAAGGAAAGGCATGTGCAGTCACCCCCTGCTCCCATGCGGGCTGGTCTGTGAGGCCACACAGGCAGCTGAGCCAGGTCCTTGTTCAGCCCGCCCTGTGCTGGCTGTGCCGAGACACCAGGTAGCAGTTGAGGTCACTCCCATAAGACCAGAAACAAGTCCCCAGGCTGGAGCCCACTTCACTTTTTAACCTATTTTACCTGTGCTCTTCTGCTCGCAGTGCTGGAAATCAGATTTGCTAAAGTCTTTTTTGTAATACTGTATGTAAAACTGTAGACTTTGGATCACCCCCGTGTGATCTCCAGTGGGTCCAGCAGTCTGGAAGTGACGCAGGACTTTTCTACCGTGAACAAACCCATCTCCCTCCCAGTTCTGCACAAAAGCTGCCCAAGGAGTGGGGTGCCAGagctgcagtgctgcaggagTGTAATGTCTTGCTGCCCAAGGACAGCTCAGCaatagcaaaaccaaaaccatgtaGCAGCAAGAGCACAGTGTGATTCGGCTTGGCCGGGAGGCAGGGAGCCACGGCCACTCACCATCTCCCTGGGAAGACAATTATACGTCTCCAATCAACACACAAATTTGCTGCTGTTACAGAAATGTCAAGCCTCTGCCTTGTGCCTGCTGCTGAAGATGTGGTTcatcctccctcctgctctccctggaaCTCTGCTTTTTTAGCTGGTGACACCTGCCTAGAGCTGTATCCATTAAAAATTCTTAATATAATACATAGCTGCCCATCTGCCTGAGTGCATGGCAGCAGGAGGGGCACACGCTGTACCGGCACTTGCTGCTTTCTcaaagagcaggaggagctgcaccCGGGGTTGAAACGCAGCTGGCTCTGCGGTGGTGTGGGGAACTGCCTGACACTTCCCACCAAAATCCACTTTTAGGACAGCtctttaaaaaacagtgtttcGCTGAGATTGTAGGGGGAGCGAGGGCGCTGAGTGCAACCGCCTGCATTAGAGCCTGGCCAGGACACGCATCAGCTTGGTCCTGTCCATCCCGCGGTAGACGCTTTGTCCTGCTGCTCATGCTCCAGGGCTCACCCAGCACCgatttagtttggagaaaaggaggcggaggggagatcttatcgctCCCCACAgctacctgaagggaggttgtagcgaggtgggggtcagtctcttctcccaagtaacgggcaatgggagaagagaagatagccccaagttgtgccaggggaggtttagattgggtattaggaaaaaaaaacttcactgaaatgactgtcaagcactggaacaggctgcccagggaagtggttgagtcaccatccctggagggatttaaaagacgggtagacgtggtgctgagggacacggggtagtagTAACCTGGCGGTGccgggttaacggttggacttgatgatcttaaaggcctcttCCAGCCATAACGACTTGCAATCGGCTGTGCTTTTGTCACACCACGGAGTTGCTCCCAAATAGCACCTTGCAAACCCGCCACCGCAACCAGGGCCGGGGACTCGAGCGGGGACCCccgg
The genomic region above belongs to Rissa tridactyla isolate bRisTri1 chromosome 14, bRisTri1.patW.cur.20221130, whole genome shotgun sequence and contains:
- the LAMC3 gene encoding laminin subunit gamma-3 is translated as MARPPGLCLLALLGLGLGTGGSPACWDPRGQPRRCMPVFENAAFGRAAEATNTCGSPPEDYCLQMGARHASALCHRCDAADPRLHHNASFLTDFHSQEESTWWQSQSMAFGIQYPNSVNITLHLGKAYEITYVRLKFHTSRPESFAIYKRSRAEGPWVPFQYYSASCEKTYGKRQRHYLRPGEDEQVAFCTDEFSDISPLSGGNVAFSTLEGRPSAYNFDGSPALQEWVTVTDLLISLNRLNTFGDDIFKDPKVLQSYYYAISDFSVGGRCKCNGHASECAPDDAGRLVCVCQHHTAGADCERCQPFYQDRPWARGTAEAANECLPCNCSGRSEECFYDRELYRRSGHGGHCRNCRDNTDGPHCERCRQNHYRWEERAACQPCHCHPAGSLQPQCDSSGTCLCKANVTGWKCERCKDGYHSLSEGGCRPCACNPAGSVGICDPNTGHCTCKEKVEGHLCNRCQPGWFNLQPHNPVGCTSCFCYGHSTACTAADGYEVTHVRSDFSQGLEGWAAAAPGTADLSLRWIDGDIVTEWDGEEPVDFLAPGKFLQNQRLSYGQLLTLLLGAEGNGTGMETGVSLLRVQLVLEGEGMEITMSSSESQPQHGKQAVTFRLHEAEEGAEPLLSAFSFQRLLSNLTALRLRVSRGPVQGRLSLSEVQLTSARPGPGARAGWVEECTCPPGYAGQFCQSCTPGFKREIPFGSPFVSCVPCSCNQHGDCHPLTGQCRCLHNTEGPSCERCSPGFYGNPFVGHSDDCKPCPCPGRSPCTEVPGSGEVVCTHCPPGQRGKRCELCDDGFFGDPLGQRGPVHPCVPCQCHGNVDLNAVGNCDPVSGQCLRCLYNTTGKHCERCRPGFYGDALAPDPTGKCAPCDCNPDGSAPGQEGCDPSTGQCRCLPHVMGRACGRCQPGYYGLQPAVGCKSCECHPTGSRESRCHELTGQCSCQPGVTGKQCDRCHHGFFGFSARGCRACNCSPLGSVTPQCHENSTCLCRPGFVGYKCDRCQANFFPDPPSSRCQQCPACYGLVKDEAERLKARLQEMEEWLQNPGCDARPDQSPMLGDAPRGDGLPGPHLLQGARAALLAQVGRLAGALGAAQGRLSNASWATDCSGHGLPKTCILLSEIGATLQSAQREVLRAADTLATTEIPQEIPQQPTNWSHWALEARALAESHEDAVAQVEAVVGRALRASNASSQLLQSLLEGNATREAQRELEAGYEEIQRAREELGAGMVEVAAEARRAFAAVQQANADMDEKLLQVAALGQALPARVGALAQDLAALEQAAEAQEPSAQRAVEMSRALAAGLRLELQKTRGFEQLQDRAHSAHGMATSAVSHGKTMLSDAESLLASLEGMRKVLGHRKGQAALSRRMTLVQDRVMVEAQRRIKQAEKTLGNSLSISTAARRTAGEAEQVSRESAKRAQAVLQESKQAQKRASQLATRANETQRELSRQEHVAEKLRGHLEEAHQVGTEVSEMAKSLQEAQGSLISDIETLNNLLSSLGDLEQSVQAEAVLSAGQLQLERLWLRLATPGALAGQLSLLQQEAAWQQEKIQAFDSDLAEIRADKKNLEDILRNLPEGCSK